A genomic stretch from Arachis stenosperma cultivar V10309 chromosome 3, arast.V10309.gnm1.PFL2, whole genome shotgun sequence includes:
- the LOC130965700 gene encoding uncharacterized protein LOC130965700, which translates to MVYDGTGSMTLLLWDRETTQLCGKAADKIMEEEESRGDEYPATLDAMMDRKLLFKINVKTANIKQYDQVYTVMKICDDDDLIEKVQSKGVQSIPSSNITENGCSNSIDTSANVVNLNTDTDPQLSMDLVEECVDSIKSKTPAKRTPGCLKSAPLILNDIDEEGQFSTNKVNKKGDKRQKFWINDPNN; encoded by the exons ATGGTATATGATGGGACTGGGAGTATGACGTTGCTGCTGTGGGATAGAGAAACAACCCAGCTTTGTGGGAAAGCAGCTGACAAGATTATGGAAGAGGAG GAGTCTAGAGGAGATGAGTATCCAGCAACTCTTGATGCTATGATGGACAGGAAATTACTATTCAAGATTAATGTCAAAACTGCCAATATAAAACAGTATGACCAAGTATATACTGTGATGAAAATCTGTGACGACGATGACTTGATTGAAAAAGTACAATCAAAGGGGGTCCAAAGCATTCCAAGTTCAAATATTACT GAAAATGGGTGCAGTAACTCAATTGATACTTCAGCGAATGTGGTCAACCTTAACACTGATACTGATCCTCAGCTGTCTATG GATTTGGTGGAAGAGTGTGTTGATAGTATCAAGTCCAAAACTCCAGCTAAAAGAACTCCCGGGTGTCTAAAGTCTGCCCCGCTGATACTGAATGACATTGATGAGGAAGGACAGTTCTCTACCAATAAAGTTAACAAAAAGGGGGACAAGAGGCAGAAATTCTGGATTAATGATCCTAACAATTGA
- the LOC130965699 gene encoding uncharacterized protein LOC130965699 codes for MVLQDSKGGRIQASIPKSLVKKWRGVIIEFQMYTMSNFIVIKETNPMKRVTPGTWVLTFSHRTRVDHVVNPSFPLQPFRFRTIPQLINAGSLVDNDLFDLIGEIVGKEEPKDLITNKGKETRRLAIVLQDLENNRINCVLFGGMVDQILPHFEEGRVEPLIVVLQYFRATRWNGMCLGLYKVFVFCEQIKIPSITTLRANLTRY; via the exons ATGGTTCTTCAAGATAGTAAG GGTGGTAGGATTCAAGCTTCCATTCCAAAATCCTTGGTGAAGAAGTGGAGGGGAGTGATTATTGAGTTTCAAATGTACACTATGAGCAACTTTATTGTAATTAAGGAAACCAATCCTATGAAGAGAGTCACACCAGGAACATGGGTCCTTACTTTCTCACATAGGACTAGGGTTGATCATGTTGTGAATCCAAGTTTTCCACTTCAGCCTTTTCGCTTTAGGACGATTCCACAGCTCATCAATGCTGGAAGCTTGGTCGACAATGATCTTTTTG ATCTTATTGGCGAGATTGTTGGGAAGGAAGAGCCCAAAGATTTAATCACTAATAAAGGGAAAGAGACAAGACGTCTGGCGATTGTGTTGCAAGATCTCGA GAACAATAGGATTAATTGTGTGCTGTTTGGTGGCATGGTGGACCAAATACTACCACATTTTGAGGAAGGAAGGGTGGAACCACTTATTGTCGTGCTGCAGTATTTCAGAGCAACCAGGTGGAATGGTATGTGTTTAGGGTTGTACAAGGTTTTTGTTTTTTGTGAACAAATAAAAATACCATCAATAACAACATTAAGAGCTAACTTGACAAGATATTAA